In one window of Clarias gariepinus isolate MV-2021 ecotype Netherlands chromosome 10, CGAR_prim_01v2, whole genome shotgun sequence DNA:
- the irf2b gene encoding interferon regulatory factor 2 isoform X2, whose protein sequence is MPVERMRMRPWLEEQINSCKIPGLKWVNREKKIFQIPWMHAARHGWDVEKDAPLFRNWAIHTGKYQPGVDKPDPKTWKANFRCAMNSLPDIEEVKDKSIKKGTNAFRVYKMLSASERQSKRGKKRPDVDIKLKEEQQCLVSSAWESTNGSTRSAAAQAVKQEADHTVTETEAGSRSPSEDHLIIPEVCQTIEVVTENEEQAVSSSHSYPLQISPMSSYGESETDSVQSEEDSKEHMRNLWGTNPVEAKPVLDSSAIRTSLPSMSTFITQSKPNFRITTVQDTSSPPFNSPFNSERSWNLLPTSHPPSQPPAASGTPPIHEKRASVIMKTSDVSKSVKSY, encoded by the exons GAAAAGAAGATTTTTCAGATTCCATGGATGCATGCTGCACGGCATGGCTGGGATGTAGAGAAAGATGCACCTCTGTTTAGAAACTGGGCCATACACACAG gCAAATACCAACCAGGCGTGGACAAACCCGACCCCAAAACATGGAAGGCAAACTTCCGCTGTGCCATGAACTCCCTGCCTGACATTGAGGAGGTGAAAGATAAAAGCATCAAAAAAGGAACAAATGCCTTTAGGGTTTACAAGATGCTGTCAGCATCAGAAAGACAGTCAAAGAGAG GAAAGAAGAGACCTGATGTAGACATAAAGTTAAAG gaggaGCAGCAATGCCTTGTGTCCTCTGCCTGGGAGAGTACCAATGGCTCCACAAGAAGTGCAGCAGCACAAGCAGTCAAGCAGGAAGCAGATCACACTGTCACAGAAACAG AAGCCGGGAGCCGCAGCCCCTCAGAAGACCATCTGATTATCCCGGAAGTATGTCAGACCATCGAGGTGGTTACAGAGAATGAGGAGCAGGCTGTGAGCTCCAGCCACTCCTATCCGCTCCAGATCTCTCCAATGTCCTCATACGGAG AGAGTGAAACAGACAGTGTGCAGAGTGAAGAAGACTCCAAAGAG CACATGCGAAACCTGTGGGGCACTAATCCTGTGGAAGCAAAGCCAGTTCTGGACAGCTCTGCAATACGGACGTCTTTACCCAGTATGTCCACTTTTATCACTCAGTCAAAGCCCAACTTCAGGATTACAACTGTCCAGGACACTTCGTCCCCTCCCTTTAATAGTCCCTTTAACAGTGAAAGATCATGGAACCTTTTGCCCACTTCTCACCCTCCATCTCAACCTCCTGCAGCATCCGGCACACCCCCTATCCATGAAAAACGGGCCAGCGTCATCATGAAAACCTCAGACGTATCAAAATCTGTAAAGAGTTATTGA